One Ictalurus furcatus strain D&B chromosome 24, Billie_1.0, whole genome shotgun sequence DNA segment encodes these proteins:
- the snn gene encoding stannin — MSIMDHSPTTGVVTIIVTLIAIAALGALIFGCWCYLRLQRFTQSEDEESIVGEGETKEPFLLVQYSAHVPRADHKSRLAPTSTESHS, encoded by the coding sequence ATGTCAATAATGGACCACAGCCCCACCACTGGCGTTGTGACGATCATAGTGACCCTGATTGCCATTGCCGCTCTGGGAGCGCTGATCTTCGGCTGCTGGTGCTACTTGCGGCTGCAACGCTTCACTCAGTCCGAGGATGAGGAGAGCATCGTTGGTGAGGGCGAAACCAAAGAGCCTTTCCTCCTGGTGCAGTACTCGGCCCATGTTCCTCGGGCAGATCATAAGAGCAGACTCGCTCCTACCAGCACTGAGAGCCACAGCTAA
- the litaf gene encoding lipopolysaccharide-induced tumor necrosis factor-alpha factor homolog codes for MASAPPMESSVPVGFAAPPSYDEAMGAGGHYPQGSAVPPVLGQKAAAPYPAQPYSQMYPPLQPVAPVASPPVVSVQTVYVQPAAFGDVPAQTCCPVCSQIVVTRLEHNSGTMAWLVCAGLCIIGCMYGCCLIPFCVDGLKDVTHFCPNCNNAIGSFKRL; via the exons ATGGCGAGCGCTCCTCCTATGGAGTCCTCTGTGCCAGTGGGCTTTGCAGCTCCACCGTCTTATGATGAAGCTATGGGCGCAGGAGGCCATTACCCACAAGGCTCTGCGGTTCCTCCTGTTCTGGGCCAGAAGGCCGCAGCTCCTTATCCAGCACAGCCTTATTCACAAATGTATCCACCCCTTCAACCTGTAGCCCCTGTGGCAAGCCCACCCGTGG TTTCAGTGCAGACGGTGTACGTGCAGCCGGCTGCGTTTGGAGACGTTCCAGCGCAGACGTGTTGCCCGGTGTGCTCTCAGATTGTGGTAACTCGACTGGAGCACAATTCAGGCACCATGGCCTGGCTGGTCTGTGCGGGCCTGTGCATTATCGG CTGTATGTACGGGTGTTGCCTGATCCCCTTCTGCGTGGACGGCTTAAAGGATGTGACGCACTTTTGTCCCAACTGCAACAATGCTATCGGCTCGTTCAAGCGGCTCTGA
- the rmi2 gene encoding recQ-mediated genome instability protein 2: MKSANVSSSPGEKPRRPPVKVLSSQLREGCTVGSGKPELSIRRLGGGGGGSLTVSVVWMQGTVLEAHTDRNSVLLLDETGNFHITGVNNIPRGKPCLSPGKYVMVMGVVQSQSPEPVLRAVKIADLSDNAAVHRKMWKYEVEDLQQTLP, translated from the exons ATGAAATCCGCGAATGTATCGAGTAGTCCTGGAGAAAAGCCGAGAAGGCCTCCGGTAAAAGTTCTGTCCAGCCAGCTGAGAGAGGGGTGCACCGTGGGGAGCGGAAAGCCGGAGCTGAGTATCCGGAGACTGGGCGGCGGAGGCGGCGGCTCGTTAACGGTGTCGGTGGTGTGGATGCAGGGCACAGTGCTGGAAGCGCACACTGACCGGAACTCTGTACTGCTTCTGGACGAAACGGGCAACTTTCACATCACCGGTGTTAACAACATCCCAAGAGGAAAACCCTGCCTCAGCCCTG GGAAATACGTGATGGTCATGGGCGTGGTCCAGTCGCAGAGTCCGGAGCCAGTGCTTCGTGCAGTGAAGATTGCAGATCTTTCAGATAACGCAGCCGTGCACAGGAAAATGTGGAAATACGAAGTTGAAGACCTCCAACAAACTTTGCCATAA